Within Mesoplodon densirostris isolate mMesDen1 chromosome 13, mMesDen1 primary haplotype, whole genome shotgun sequence, the genomic segment gtggggccctcatgaatgGATTAGTGGTGCTAGAAAAGAGATCTCCCGAAGCTCCTTCTACTCTGTGAGGACACAACGAGAAGTCTGCGACCTGTGATTttacccaaccatgctggcaccctgattggacttgcagcctccagaactgtgagcaataaatttctgttgcttataagctacccagtctgtggtattttgttatagcagcccaaatggactaagactaAGGGTTCCTAACCTGGAGTCCTAACACACATTGAGTGTGTATATGAGTATATTTTCCTGGAGAGAGGATACATAGCTTGTATTAcctgtttattcatttaacaatatttattattatttttatctattgaGGGCCTACTCTATAACCTTAGGCTCCAGGTTAGATGCTGGTAACTGAAACCAGAATAGCTTTTGCTCTCTTTTAGCTTACAGGCTGATGATGGAGACTGACATCAGTCAAAGAATCACACAGATGGCTGTACAATTGCAACTGTGAAAGTGCTTTCAAGGAATGGTACCAGTTCTATGAGAACATGTAATGGGGGAAATTAGCTGGTTAAAGGAGGTTGGGAGGCTTCTTGAGGAAGTATTTCATCCTTTCAAACAAatagctcctactatgtgccaagcactgttcctGCCCTGGTGATTCAGCAGTGAAGAAGACAAGCCCCTGCACTCATAGAGCTCACATTCTGGTGGAGAAGACAGACAATGGACATATACTGTGTGTGGAAGAATGGTTGCTATTTACCAAATTGGAGAAGATTGTGGGTGGAGCACTCCTGGGGAGGAAGATCAGGAGTTTTATTTTGGACATCTTAAATTTGAGATGGCAGTTTGATGTCTAAGAGGAGATGTCAGATAGGAGTTGGATAAAGGAGACTGGGATTCAAGGGAGATGTTCAGGCTGGGAATATGAAATGGGGAGACCCCAGTTAATAGACGGTATTTAAAGGCACAGGACTCAGAAGATCACTGAGAGAATGAGTGTAGACAGAGAAGAAGTAGGGGGACATAGCCCTGGGAGCTTTTACATCTAGAGGTCAGGAGATGAAGAGACACCAGAAGGAGGACAGAGGTAAGGGTTGgtcagggagggaagagaagacaaagaaagctCAGAGAAGAAAGTGATTCAGCAGGGAGAGAGGGCTCTGACGCATCAGATGTTGATGATCAGTTGAGTAAGCTGAGGACTGAGATGACCGTTGGCTTCGGCAATGTCTTCAGAGGTCTTCAGAGCAAGTTCAGAGGAGTGATAGGGATGAAAGCCTACTTGAAATGGTtcaggagggaaagggaagaaggaggcAGAGTGGTGTGGTAAAAGGAACAGAGAAGTGGGGCAGTACTGGGGGGGCATGGGTCAAGGGGGACAGCTCTGAACCTGGCCGTCACCCAGTTCTGCCTTTATAATGAACAAATTTACCAGTTCTAGCCCTCCAGAGAGACTTCTAGGGACATCAAAGACCTGTCCTCTAGGCCTGTTGTTCTCATGCAGGGCAAACACTGCTCCGTTCTTGACTAGATCCATCCCTTGGTTCATGCAGCCTTCCTCAGCATTGACATGGAGGAAAGAAAGCTGGATGGCCCCAGAGGTATGGTCATCTCTTGGTACCTgtgagggattggttccaggatcccccaCGGATACCACGCTCCATGGTTGCTCAAGTACCTCATGTAAAATGGCACAATACAGTCGGCCCTCAGTAACCATGGGTTCCACATCAGTGGACTCAACCAACCATGGATAGAAAGCTGCAGATTGAAATCCACAGATGCGGAACCTGTGGATAGCGGGCCGGCTGTATTTcatcaatgcaattcctatcaaattaccaatggcattcttcacagaactaaaaccaaaaaaaaaatcttaaaatttgtatggagacatagaagaccccgaatagacaaagcaatcttgaggaaaaaaaaaaggagctggagggatcaggctccattacttcagactgtactacagggctacagtaatcaagacaatatggtactggcacaaaaacagaaatatagatcaatggaacaggatagaaagcccagggataaacccacgtacctgtggtcaactaatctatgacaaaggaggcaagaatatacaatggagaaaagacagtctcttcaataagtggtgctggcaaaactggacagctacatgtaaaaaaatgaaattagaacactccctaacaccatacacagaaataaactcaaaatggattggagacctaaatgtaaggccagacactataaaactcttagaggaaaacaggaagaacccTCTCACATAAATTACAgcgagatcttttttgacccatcttctacagtaatggaaataaaaataagcaaatgggacctaatgaaacttaaaagcttttgcacagtgaaggaaaccataagatgaaaagacaaccctcagaatgggagaaaatatttgcgaacgaatcaacggacaaaggattaatctccaaaatttacaagtagctcatgcagctcaatatcaaaagaacaacccaatccaaacatgggcagaagacctaaatagacatttctccaaagaagatatacagatggccaacaaacgcatgaaaggatgctcagcatcactaatcattagagaaatgaaaatcaaaactacaatgaggtatcaccttactccggtcagaatggccatcattaaaaaatctacaaacagcaaatgctggagagggtgtggagaaaagcgaaccctcttgcactgttggtgggaatgtaaattgatacagctattacggagaacagtatggaggttcctttaaaaactaaaaatagaattactatatgaccgagcaatcccactactgggcatatatccagaggaaaccataacttaaaaagacacatgcaccccagtgttcactgtggcactatttacaatagccaggtcatggaagcaacctaaatgcccattgacaggcgaatggataaagaagatgtggtacatacatacaatggaatattactcagccataaaaaatggtcatttgtagagacgcagatggacctagaggctgtcatacagagtgaagtaagtcagagaaaaacataccgtctattaacgcatatatgtggaatttagaaaaatggtacaggtgaacctgtttgcaaggcagaagtagagacacagatgtagagaacaaatgtatggacaccagggtgggggaaaagggggtgggatgaattgggagatcgggattgacatatatacgctggtatgtataaaatagatgactaatgagaatctgctgtatggcacagggaactccacttcgctgtacggtggaaactaacacaacattgtaagtcagctataccccaatttaaaaaaaaaataacttaaggGGGCGCccgccagcaccagtgtcctcgtGGTTGAACAAGCTCCCAGAAATGGCTGACACAAGTCTCTCTTGCCCCCCGGTAAGCTCCACTTGGCTCCTGCCTCTcagggaggctctccaagatcagcagcaCGATTACGTGGTGTTCATGATGGTCTGTTCACTGGACAGATAGATGCTGTGGATACCCTTAATGCTACTTATAGAGTAACTTTTGATAGGGCAGGGCTTGGAACTCATACTATCCCTGACTATGAAGTTCTTAGTAATGAGCCTCATGAGACGATGCCTATTGCTGCCTTTGGACAAAAACAGCGACCTTCTCGATTTTTTATGACTCCACCACGGTTACATTATACTCCTCCTCTCCAGTCACCAATTACAGATAATGACCCCTTATTAGGACAGTCACCTTGGAGAAGTAAAATTTCTGGCTCTGACACAGAAACGTTAGGTGGTTTTCCAGTAGAGTTCCTTATCCAAGTGACCAGATTATCAAAAATTCTCATGATTAAAAAGGAACATATCAAGAAATTAAGGGAAATGAACACAGAAgcagaaaaactgaaatcatattcCATGCCCATTGGAATTGAA encodes:
- the LOC132501072 gene encoding protein lin-9 homolog, with amino-acid sequence MVAQGGSPRSAARLRGVHDGLFTGQIDAVDTLNATYRVTFDRAGLGTHTIPDYEVLSNEPHETMPIAAFGQKQRPSRFFMTPPRLHYTPPLQSPITDNDPLLGQSPWRSKISGSDTETLGGFPVEFLIQVTRLSKILMIKKEHIKKLREMNTEAEKLKSYSMPIGIEFQRRYATIVLELEQLNKDLNKVLHKVQQYCYELAPDQGLQPADQPTDMRRRCEEEAQEIVRHANSSTGQPCVENENLTDLISRLTAILLQIKCLAEGGDLNSFEFKSLTDSLNDIKSTIDASNISCFQNNVEIHVAHIQSGLSQMGNLHAFAANNTNRD